A region from the Palaemon carinicauda isolate YSFRI2023 chromosome 16, ASM3689809v2, whole genome shotgun sequence genome encodes:
- the Nprl2 gene encoding GATOR1 complex protein NPRL2, with protein sequence MGEECGKEGPILSIFFSEFHNIAGPKIMYQYPENSVSKDIFDAVSVYIIPKPQIQKRIITVNVLGHKITGYPNEIKNPKYVRNALIFNLCFVCDSNARTVHYEPAVKKLSEYLANLELDNGFLSNDDSKEQIPGILKQILEDLNASGKCTITINVGDKKVNNCDISDRRFEKCDRRPSMLCERRFTIDGKCGLDLQERRVSMVGDLKSQESFRGLRKSSDSENKLRKTLDHSNKENHVSTSVLHLKVAGILPDPPHVLDHHVPILTAERVFSRGDHWDLTTHQILPYIDGFSHIAKIAAIADVESNLVKACVENLMYYNQVELLPVFQYSNVYRVTSRIHKLYSCHELQEECQRAVSKNFTIVPQLTHILMLYCSMTYGISVRDLCLRFNPQALNIDERKLVQFGLLNKIIERLHQYPVHLLPEDLHFSTPSKQNSLHKLCNGFHSYDEICCKLGLTYKELNDQVEKDPNILVLWK encoded by the exons ATGGGTGAGGAATGTGGAAAGGAAGGTCCAATCCTCAGCATTTTCTTTTCAGAGTTTCACAATATAGCTGGGCCAAAGATTATGTATCAGTATCCTGAAAACTCTGTTAGTAAGGATATCTTTGATGCTGTCTCCGTGTATATTATTCCAAAGCCCCAAATACAAAAACGGATTATCACCGTTAATGTTCTTGGCCATAAGATTACTGGATATCCTAATGAAATCAAGAATCCCAAGTATGTGAGGAATGCTTTGATTTTCAATCTATGTTTTGTTTGCGATTCAAATGCTCGCACTGTTCACTATGAACCGGCAGTGAAAAAGTTGTCTGAATACTTAGCAAACTTGGAGTTAGATAATGGATTTTTGTCAAATGATGATAGCAAGGAACAGATTCCTGGTATACTTAAGCAGATCTTAGAAGACTTAAATGCTTCAGGAAAGTGTACAATTACTATAAATGTTGGAGATAAGAAGGTTAACAACTGTGATATCAGCGACCGTCGATTTGAGAAATGTGACCGTCGGCCAAGCATGTTGTGCGAAAGAAGATTTACAATTGATGGGAAATGTGGATTAGACTTACAGGAGAGAAGAGTGAGCATGGTTGGAGATCTAAAATCCCAAGAGTCTTTTAGGGGATTGAGGAAAAGTTCGGATTCagaaaataaacttcgaaagaCACTTGATCATTCAAACAAGGAAAATCATGTTAGTACTTCAGTTCTACACCTCAAG GTTGCTGGTATCCTGCCTGACCCTCCGCATGTTCTGGATCATCATGTACCGATTCTTACCGCTGAGCGCGTCTTCAGTCGAGGCGATCACTGGGATTTGACCACACACCAGATTCTTCCGTATATTGATGGATTCTCTCATATAGCCAAAATTGCTGCAATAGCTGATGTTGAAAGCAATTTAGTCAAG GCTTGTGTTGAAAATCTCATGTACTACAATCAAGTGGAATTGCTACCAGTTTTCCAATACTCCAATGTCTATAGAGTGACATCTAGAATTCACAAGCTGTATTCGTGCCATGAATTGCAGGAAGAATGTCAGCGAGCAGTTTCAAAGAATTTCACTATTGTACCCCAACTCACGCACATATTAATGTTGTATTGCAG CATGACATACGGTATTTCTGTGAGAGATCTCTGTCTACGATTCAATCCTCAAGCTTTGAACATAGACGAACGCAAATTAGTCCAGTTCGGCCTCTTGAATAAAATCATTGAGCGACTTCACCAATATCCAGTTCATTTGCTGCCTGAAGATTTGCACTtcagtactccaagtaaacaaaattCTTTGCATAAACTGTGCAATGGATTTCATTCCTACGATGAAATTTGCTGCAAGTTAGGCTTGACCTATAAAGAACTTAATGACCAAGTAGAAAAGGATCCAAATATTCTAGTCCTGTGGAAGTAA